A single window of Flavobacteriales bacterium DNA harbors:
- a CDS encoding helix-turn-helix transcriptional regulator, which produces MKPIFFQNPKTKEKSIHVQVDRSQFYFDHLHYHPEVQITSIIDGKGTLIVGDGITRFGPGEVFMLGANLPHVLRSDEEYYEPNTTLISHGTSVYFSPLEMGETFMNLPEISSIRRLTEDASRGLLFHGKTRDACHPMIIEMARLSGFNRMLMLFRILQILSESDEFTFLSSVAIGKPGKESDNQRMKDTLAYLFNHYQEDIRLDDVAKVANMSTTAFCRYFKQRTRKTFSAFLNEIRIANACKMLTSSSLSISQICYQSGFNNVANFNRQFKRINGLTPSEYLKKFRRLEKVGM; this is translated from the coding sequence ATGAAGCCAATATTCTTCCAAAATCCGAAAACAAAGGAGAAGTCCATTCACGTTCAGGTGGACAGGTCCCAGTTTTATTTCGATCACTTGCACTACCACCCAGAAGTGCAGATCACCTCTATCATTGACGGAAAGGGAACCCTGATTGTGGGCGACGGCATCACCCGTTTTGGCCCGGGAGAGGTATTCATGCTGGGCGCCAACCTGCCTCACGTTCTGAGAAGTGATGAAGAATATTATGAACCCAACACTACCCTGATCTCGCACGGCACATCCGTGTATTTCAGTCCGCTTGAAATGGGAGAAACCTTCATGAACCTGCCGGAAATAAGCAGCATTCGCAGGCTAACCGAGGATGCATCGCGCGGCCTGTTGTTCCATGGTAAAACCCGGGACGCCTGCCACCCCATGATCATAGAAATGGCCCGGTTAAGCGGATTCAACCGGATGTTGATGTTGTTCCGCATTCTACAGATACTCTCAGAATCCGATGAATTCACCTTCCTCAGTTCGGTAGCCATCGGCAAACCGGGCAAGGAATCAGACAATCAGCGGATGAAAGACACCCTGGCGTACCTGTTCAATCACTACCAGGAAGACATCCGGTTGGACGACGTAGCCAAGGTTGCCAACATGAGTACCACTGCTTTCTGCAGGTATTTTAAGCAACGTACCCGGAAAACATTCTCTGCCTTCCTGAACGAGATCCGGATTGCGAACGCATGCAAGATGCTGACCTCCTCTTCCCTATCCATCAGCCAGATCTGTTACCAAAGCGGCTTCAACAACGTAGCCAATTTCAATCGGCAGTTCAAACGCATCAACGGACTCACCCCTTCTGAATACCTGAAGAAATTCCGTCGTTTGGAGAAGGTGGGCATGTAG